The region CTACTCATAATAAAGAttaaaatgaagaacaaaaaacAAATATCCATGTGTTGAATAAATTACAGGATTTAGCAGAGCTTTATAAGGCTTGTCGTCTATTAAGAGAGTGTTTGATGAAGAAAACGTCCCTTTGCAAAGGTATTTGTTTTGCCACAATTTATTcaaatccttcaaaaataaaGGTTTATCTTTCTTCTCCAAAGTACAGAAACCTGATCTAGTGCATTCATTTTGATCCTGAAATTTATAAACTACTAAATATTTTTATGAAACAAATCATGAAATAGGAAATAGTGATCACAATTGAAATTGATGATAAAAAAATAGAATGATAAATTGATTTTAAAGTAAACTTGCCCATGCAAACAGCAGCTTGCCCTTTAATCCTTCCATTATGCAGTCCAATGCATTGTTCAGGTACCATCTGATAAAAAGAAATGgtattaaaaaagaaaagtaattATGTACAAATAAGAAAAGTATAATAGTGGTATGGTAATAATACTAACTCCCTAGCAGAGGACCATATTCCCACTTCAAATCTATCCAAGCAAAACTTCATGAAATCTTCACAGTAAGGCCTCTTGTAAACTGCAAAAGAAAGTAACAAAGGTATTATTGAGAAATTCAATTAGAAAAAATATACATTATACTTTAGAAATGAATTAATGTTAATTATAATTGCTAAGGGGCACCactggtgcccaacaccacaaaTAGGTAGCTTATCgctattggtgcaatccaatatcgAATCCCACTTGTTTGAATATCGCTAACCAATCATAGAATGCCACATCATGTGGTGTTGGGTACCTTAAGGTGTCAAATAGCAACATTCTTACCTAAAATGCTTCCATAAGATGTGTCAGGAAGACGAGATCTAGGAACACTAGACCTATCATAACGGTAGACCCTATGGCAAAGCAGTCCACCAAGAGCAAGAACGATAAGCTTTCTCTTTCGTTGACCAAGGTTCAGTCTCTCTAACAAGTCCCCAAACTCTACACCATCATTTTCTTCATGGTGGCTACCACTTTCACATACTAGTTTTCCTTTCAGTTTATTACCAATCCCTTCGGCCATCCTTAATTTTCTCAAGAAAACAGTGCTCTCTAAAATATAATTATACAGAAAGTGAgtaatatattgtatatatatatatatgtagcacTACTGCGAGTCCTAAAGGATCCCGTccgttgagtgtctttaaattaaaattttaggactcgttttgcatgcccttaaaactTTGTGGCATCTTAAAATCATTCAATTACACTTGTTAGAGCAAGCAAACTACTTAAAACTCAAAGATCCAAAAAAAATATGGAAAATTTTCAAGTTTCAGcataatgaaataaaaataaaataaaaaatcatattgTCTACCAAAAATGAGCTTTGTGCAACTTTCTTGAAAAAAATTTCTTTTGTAGCatcttaaaatcatttaaatacaCATGCTAGAGCAAACAAACCAAGGATCACTCGATATCAAAATTTTATTGGCCGCAAAAATTAAACCAAGGAATTTTTGTTAAATCGAGACTAGAGAAAACCAATCCAATCATAATTATTAATATGTAAATATATCTTTACTATCACACATTTATTACTAGCTAACCATATTgatttatatatttctttatttaaatCTTATTCAAATATAATCGAGATTGCAAGTATTACTACTTATGTACAATAAAGGAACGGCTACGCATATAGGCACTAATAACTAAAATCTTCCAAAGCTTAtacaataatataacaaataaatatacaaatataaaaCAAACTGGAATCtagtatattatataaaatatata is a window of Humulus lupulus chromosome 4, drHumLupu1.1, whole genome shotgun sequence DNA encoding:
- the LOC133831764 gene encoding uncharacterized protein LOC133831764 isoform X2 encodes the protein MAEGIGNKLKGKLVCESGSHHEENDGVEFGDLLERLNLGQRKRKLIVLALGGLLCHRVYRYDRSSVPRSRLPDTSYGSILVYKRPYCEDFMKFCLDRFEVGIWSSAREWYLNNALDCIMEGLKGKLLFAWDQNECTRSGFCTLEKKDKPLFLKDLNKLWQNKYLCKGTFSSSNTLLIDDKPYKALLNPSNTSLFIEHEYKVDDVDDMTLVSFVFTWMNWQKQLMIFLVMLKNIHLGSLI
- the LOC133831764 gene encoding uncharacterized protein LOC133831764 isoform X1; translation: MAEGIGNKLKGKLVCESGSHHEENDGVEFGDLLERLNLGQRKRKLIVLALGGLLCHRVYRYDRSSVPRSRLPDTSYGSILVYKRPYCEDFMKFCLDRFEVGIWSSAREWYLNNALDCIMEGLKGKLLFAWDQNECTRSGFCTLEKKDKPLFLKDLNKLWQNKYLCKGTFSSSNTLLIDDKPYKALLNPSNTSLFIEHEYKVDDVDDMTLGPNSELRLYLDELAKAADDIPCYVEKHPFGQPDITPRHPDWNFYSKVVRSFGKASS